Proteins from a single region of Papaver somniferum cultivar HN1 unplaced genomic scaffold, ASM357369v1 unplaced-scaffold_79, whole genome shotgun sequence:
- the LOC113344731 gene encoding uncharacterized protein LOC113344731 — MRGIMGSSSISLLLLPPPTSKFNLRKTSFSIKSSNPSLNSSSLKTRTFSPYPSHKNTQIWRISAANEGVAVSKQVETVQKIITSNEDTGVSTTISVLLFIAFVGLTILTIGVIYIAVTDFLTKREREKYEKAESEKKKKKVVRSRVGPKGFGQKPDDFDDF; from the exons ATGAGAGGGATAATGGGTTCCTCATCTATATCTCTACTGCTACTACCGCCTCCAACCTCCAAATTCAATCTCCGGAAAACATCATTCTCCATTAAATCTTCCAACCCGTCACTCAATTCAAGCTCACTCAAAACAAGAACTTTTAGTCCATACCCATCACATAAAAATACTCAAATTTGGAGAATTTCAGCTGCAAATGAAGGAGTAGCAGTAAGTAAACAAGTAGAGACAGTTCAGAAGATAATCACATCCAATGAAGATACTGGTGTTTCTACAACTATATCAGTTCTCCTCTTCATTGCTTTCGTTGGTCTCACCATTCTCACTATTGGG GTTATATACATTGCTGTGACGGATTTTTTGacaaagagagaaagagaaaagtaTGAGAAAGCAGAgagcgagaagaagaagaagaaagttgtgagATCAAGAGTTGGGCCTAAAGGATTCGGACAGAAACCCgatgattttgatgatttctag
- the LOC113344736 gene encoding hsp70 nucleotide exchange factor fes1-like, with translation MLELKRVFLRTEQREKKGGIFLQKLGFKDLIVDSMANEGGSKNLEGILKWSLAHSDGTHPSREISEEDKRWFMEAMQAQTVDVVKRMKEITLVMKTPEYVLEEQGVTSAEIEDLLDELQEHVESIDMANDLHTIGGLSPLLEYLKNSSAGIRAKAAEVITTIVQNNPKSQQLVMEANGLEPLLANLTSDPDVTTRTKALGAISSLIRHNKPGVAAFRLANGYGALRDALSSGNVRFQRKALSLVEYLLQESSSDCSVIMELGFPRTMMHLVSSEDIDVREAALRGLLELARDEQSRTSSSSVASTDDEKLKQILEERVKAISAMTKEELGAVMDERHLIDSLWSVCYNEPSSLRKNGLLDLPGDDAPPPDVASSFFQPALRALAADNKSTGEKKKDKKEEPPLLLGLGPPSSQ, from the exons ATGTTAGAActcaaaagagtttttctaagaaCAGAGCAAAGGGAAAAAAAAGGAGggatttttcttcaaaaattagggtttaaagaTTTGATTGTTGATTCGATGGCAAACGAAGGAGGATCAAAGAATTTGGAAGGGATTTTGAAATGGAGTTTAGCTCATAGTGACGGGACTCATCCTTCTCGTGAAATAAG TGAGGAGGATAAGAGATGGTTCATGGAAGCTATGCAGGCTCAGACGGTTGATGTGGTCAAAAGAATGAAAGAGATTACTCTTGTTATGAAGACTCCTGAGTATGTATTGGAAGAACAAGGTGTTACTTCTGCAGAGATCGAAG ATCTGTTGGATGAATTGCAAGAGCATGTTGAGTCCATTGACATGGCGAACG ATTTGCATACAATTGGTGGTTTATCCCCCCTTCTTGAGTACCTGAAGAACTCAAGTGCAGGCATCCGAGCAAAGGCTGCCGAGGTTATAACTACCATAGTTCAGAACAATCCTAAGAGTCAGCAACTTGTAATGGAAGCCAATGGTCTAGAACCTCTGCTTGCTAATCTCACCTCAGATCCAGATGTTACCACTCGAACTAAAGCTCTTGGTGCAATATCAT CCTTGATTCGGCACAACAAGCCTGGAGTTGCTGCATTTAGGCTGGCAAATGGTTATGGAGCATTGAGGGATGCATTGAGTTCAGGCAATGTTAGGTTTCAAAG GAAAGCTCTCAGCTTGGTTGAATACCTGCTACAAGAGAGCAGTTCAGATTGCAGTGTGATAATGGAACTCGGATTTCCTCGTACTATGATGCACCTTGTCTCCAGTGAAGATATAGATGTACGAGAAGCGGCACTCAGAGGTCTTCTTGAGCTTGCTAGAGATGAGCAATCTAGGACCAGCAGCAGCAGTGTGGCCAGTACAGACGACGAGAAGTTGAAGCAAATACTGGAAGAAAGAGTTAAGGCCATCAGTGCAATGACGAAGGAAGAGCTCGGTGCAGTCATGGACGAAAGACACCTGATAGACTCACTCTGGAGTGTTTGTTATAACGAGCCATCCTCTCTCAGAAAGAACGGATTACTCGATCTTCCAGGTGATGATGCACCACCACCTGATGTGGCCAGCAGCTTCTTCCAACCTGCTTTACGAGCCTTGGCTGCAGATAATAAGAGCACAggtgagaagaagaaagataagaAAGAAGAACCACCACTGCTACTTGGTCTTGGGCCTCCTTCAAGCCAGTAG